From the Euphorbia lathyris chromosome 6, ddEupLath1.1, whole genome shotgun sequence genome, one window contains:
- the LOC136233217 gene encoding uncharacterized protein At3g28850, producing the protein MGCASSKEKRCRHCRTPYSPVPRSYSMHVVHPPQEIGDSYHLVALTSTTLGSLPLTSSSDIKNNINAALDIVASIGSDNDGDFTLECTDKELKTREFSVGLIEAKSWSNMIQEKIPKIIPRTPIRTPPGEPETINTWELMEGLEEDDGCSNLPPHRFRSFSFDITKDPNRIADSPKLLNHTKPIWLQLAEEEEENPNSISSEFDPQVISTFRKSLNQLSPDHPFYVKPSSSDEDDKPDSSKGSKEKAIIYSTSLRGVRKTYEDCCHVRVILKGLGLRVDERDVSMHSRFKEELKQLLGEGLNGGGLGLPRVFIGTKYIGDADEIKRMHEEGKLDTVFQGCEMAEGYGGTDAGACEACGDVRFIPCETCSGSCKIYNEEDDEDDNDDQVHTENNDDDDQVHEENSEYGFQRCPDCNENGLIRCPICCC; encoded by the exons ATGGGTTGTGCTTCCTCCAAAGAAAAGCGATGCCGACACTGCCGTACCCCATATTCACCGGTGCCCCGAAGCTACTCTATGCACGTGGTTCATCCGCCGCAGGAGATTGGCGATAGCTACCATCTGGTGGCTCTTACTTCCACAACATTAGGCTCTCTGCCTCTCACTTCATCCTCCGATATCAAGAATAACATTAATGCCGCTCTCGATATCGTAGCATCAATCGGCAGTGATAACGACGGAGATTTTACACTTGAATGCACCGACAAAGAATTGAAGACCAGAGAATTTTCAGTGGgactaattgaagccaaatccTGGTCTAATATGATCCAAGAGAAAATCCCCAAAATAATCCCTAGAACTCCGATCAGAACGCCGCCGGGTGAGCCGGAAACGATTAACACTTGGGAATTAATGGAAGggcttgaagaagatgatggttGTTCAAATTTGCCTCCCCATAGATTTCGCAGCTTCTCTTTCGATATCACCAAGGATCCAAATCGAATTGCCGATAGTCCGAAACTATTGAATCATACCAAGCCAATTTGGCTTCAATTGgcagaggaggaagaagaaaatccTAATTCGATTAGTTCAGAATTCGATCCACAAGTAATCTCCACATTTAGGAAATCACTAAATCAACTCTCCCCGGATCATCCATTTTACGTCAAGCCATCATCCTCCGACGAAGACGACAAACCGGATAGTTCAAAGGGGAGCAAAGAGAAGGCAATCATATATTCAACAAGTCTCCGAGGAGTTCGAAAAACTTACGAGGATTGCTGCCATGTGAGAGTAATTTTAAAAGGATTAGGCCTTAGAGTGGATGAAAGAGATGTATCTATGCATTCAAGGTTTAAGGAGGAGCTTAAACAATTATTAGGAGAAGGTTTAAATGGAGGAGGATTAGGACTTCCAAGAGTTTTTATCGGAACGAAATACATTGGTGACGCCGATGAGATAAAACGAATGCACGAAGAAGGAAAACTAGATACGGTTTTCCAAGGCTGTGAAATGGCGGAGGGATACGGTGGCACCGATGCCGGAGCTTGTGAGGCTTGTGGAGATGTAAGATTTATACCTTGTGAGACATGTTCGGGAAGTTGTAAGATATACaacgaagaagatgatgaagatgacAATGATGATCAAGTACACACAGAAAATA atgacGATGATGATCAAGTACacgaagaaaatagtgaatatGGATTTCAACGTTGTCCTGATTGTAATGAAAATGGGTTAATACGTTGTCCAATTTGTTGCTGCTAG